The genomic window CACGTTCGAGTACGCCATGATCCTCGACACGAACGATTCCCCGGAGCTTGCAGAGGAGCTCGCCGCCCTCCTGCGCGGCGTGCTCTGCCACGTGAACCTGATCCCGCTCAATCCCATTCAGGGCAGCCCCCTGGGCGCCACCCCGCGGCAGCGCATTCTCGAGTTCCGCGATATTCTTCAGTCGAGGGGAATTCCGACGACGATCCGCCGCCAGCTTGGACTGGCGATCGAGGCGGCCTGCGGCCAGCTGCGTCGCCGCGAGCTGAGCGGCGAGGCGAAGGCTCGCCGCCTTCGCGGCCCACTGCCGATCCTGCCGGAAAGGACCTGAGCCATGCGCCTGAGCGCGGCCTCCGATGTCGGTCGCTGGCGTCAACGCAACGAGGACGCGTACTGGGCCGGCCCGTTGTCGGACCGGGCGTGGGTGCTCGCCGTGGCGGACGGCATGGGCGGCCACCAGGCTGGGGACGTCGCCAGCCGGGTCGCCATCGAGACGCTGCGCGACTCGTTGCCGGAGGTCCTGGCCGCGGCGGAGACGCCCGCCAGCGGGCTGCGGGAGGCCATCGAGCGCGCCAACCAGCGCATCCTCGACCTCGGCCGGGCGAGGGGCGACCTGTACGGGATGGGCACGACGCTGACCGTCGCCCTGATCGAAGGGCTTGAGGCGTGGATCGGCCATGTCGGCGACAGCCGCGCCTATCTGATCAGGGACAGCGAGATCGTTCAGCTGACGGAGGACCACTCGATCGTCGGCGAGCTCATCCGCAGCGGCACGCTCGACGAGACCGGCGCCATGGTGCATCCGCAGCGCAACCTGTTGACGCGCGCGCTGGGGGCGCCGCTGCCGCTGGAGGTCGACGTACGGGGGGAGACTTTGAGGGCGGGCGACGTGCTCGTCCTCGCCAGCGACGGTCTCACGAGCCTCGTCAGCAGCGCCGAGCTCATGCGCATGGTCCGCGACGCGCGCCCGGCGGATTTCGG from Clostridia bacterium includes these protein-coding regions:
- a CDS encoding Stp1/IreP family PP2C-type Ser/Thr phosphatase: MRLSAASDVGRWRQRNEDAYWAGPLSDRAWVLAVADGMGGHQAGDVASRVAIETLRDSLPEVLAAAETPASGLREAIERANQRILDLGRARGDLYGMGTTLTVALIEGLEAWIGHVGDSRAYLIRDSEIVQLTEDHSIVGELIRSGTLDETGAMVHPQRNLLTRALGAPLPLEVDVRGETLRAGDVLVLASDGLTSLVSSAELMRMVRDARPADFGALAERLVALANERGGYDNITAVLARVEGCEGVGG